Proteins encoded within one genomic window of Trichomycterus rosablanca isolate fTriRos1 chromosome 7, fTriRos1.hap1, whole genome shotgun sequence:
- the LOC134318337 gene encoding transketolase-like has translation MDQYHKPDQQTLQALRNIANRLRINSIKATTAAGSGHPTSCCSAAEIMSVLFFHTMKYKTDDPRNPNNDRFVLSKGHAAPVLYAAWAEAGYLKESELLNLRKIDSILEGHPVPKQQFVDVATGSLGQGLGAACGMAYTGKYFDKASYHVYCLLGDGEMSEGSVWEAMAFASLYHLDNLVAILDINRLGQSDPTPLQHQVETYKKRCEAFGWHAVVVDGHSVEELCKVLCQPRNQPTAIIAHTIKGKGIPGTENEMGWHGKPLSKDMAESIIKELQSHITSSSKQLCPQLPSEDAPSVSLKNISMPSAPSYKIGEKIATRKAYGLALAKLGHSSERVVVMDGDTKNSTFSEIFRKEFPNRYVECYIAEQNMISVAVGCATRDRNVVFASTFATFFTRAYDQLRMAVISESNINLCGSHCGVSIGEDGASQMGLEDLAMFRAIPTATVFYPSDSVSTEKAVELAANTKGLCFIRTSRPENATIYNSNEEFRVGQAKVVIKTSKDLVTVIGAGVTLHEALFAAEQLKKEGINVRVIDPFTIKPLDSKTIIENAKATGGKILTVEDHYYEGGLGEAVCSAVVNEHDFKVQRLAVSHVPRSGKPNELLKLFNIDRDAIKEAVRKMVNVTTNKK, from the exons ATGGACCAGTATCATAAACCCGACCAGCAAACACTACAAGCGCTGAGGAACATCGCCAACCGGCTCAGGATTAACTCCATTAAAGCTACCACTGCAGCTGGCAGCGG ACATCCGACATCATGTTGCAGTGCAGCAGAGATCATGTCTGTGCTCTTTTTCCACACTATGAAATACAAAACAGATGACCCACGCAATCCCAACAACGACCGATTCGTCCTGTCTAAG GGTCATGCTGCTCCAGTGCTTTATGCGGCCTGGGCGGAGGCAGGTTACCTGAAAGAGAGTGAGTTGCTTAATCTTCGAAAGATTGACTCTATTCTGGAGGGCCACCCAGTGCCA aaaCAACAGTTTGTGGATGTGGCCACAGGTTCTCTTGGACAAGGACTCGGGGCTGCATGTGGGATGGCGTACACTGGAAAATACTTTGACAAAGCCAG TTACCATGTGTACTGTTTGCTGGGTGATGGTGAGATGTCAGAGGGCTCAGTATGGGAGGCCATGGCCTTTGCCTCCCTTTATCACTTGGACAACTTGGTTGCCATTCTGGACATTAACCGATTGGGACAGAGTGACCCCACACCCCTACAGCACCAGGTGGAGACATACAAGAAACGCTGTGAGGCCTTTGG GTGGCATGCTGTCGTAGTGGATGGCCACAGTGTGGAGGAACTGTGTAAGGTTCTGTGCCAGCCTCGCAACCAACCCACTGCCATTATTGCTCACACCATAAAGGGCAAGGGCATTCCag GGACAGAGAATGAGATGGGCTGGCATGGTAAGCCCCTGTCCAAGGACATGGCTGAGAGCATTATAAAGGAGCTACAGAGCCATATTACAAGTAGCAGCAAGCAACTGTGCCCTCAGCTTCCGAGTGAGGATGCGCCATCAGTTAGCCTAAAAAACATCAGCATGCCCAGCGCTCCCAGCTACAAAATTGGAGAAAAG ATTGCTACAAGAAAAGCATATGGATTGGCCCTGGCAAAACTTGGCCATTCCAGTGAGCGTGTTGTGGTAATGGATGGAGACACAAAGAACTCCACTTTCTCTGAGATCTTCAGGAAGGAATTTCCAAACCGTTATGTGGAGTGCTACATCGCCGAGCAGAACATG ATAAGTGTTGCTGTAGGCTGTGCCACTCGGGATCGCAATGTTGTTTTTGCTTCCACATTTGCCACGTTCTTCACCAGAGCCTATGACCAGCTCCGCATGGCCGTCATCTCAGAGAGCAACATCAACCTTTGTGGCTCACACTGCGGTGTATCTATCG GAGAGGATGGAGCCTCTCAGATGGGACTGGAGGATTTGGCAATGTTCAGAGCTATTCCCACAGCTACTGTGTTTTACCCTAGTGATAGTGTGTCCACTGAAAAAGCTGTGGAGCTGGCTGCAAACACAAAG GGTCTTTGTTTTATCAGAACTAGTCGCCCAGAAAATGCCACCATCTACAACAGCAATGAAGAATTCCGTGTAGGCCAGGCGAAG GTTGTAATTAAGACCAGCAAGGACCTCGTCACTGTGATTGGAGCAGGTGTAACTCTGCATGAAGCACTATTTGCAGCCGAACAGCTGAAAAAAG AGGGCATCAATGTCCGAGTGATTGACCCATTCACCATTAAACCCCTGGACTCAAAGACAATCATTGAAAATGCAAAGGCAACAGGGGGTAAAATCCTCACTGTAGAGGACCACTACTATGAGG GTGGTCTGGGAGAAGCAGTTTGTTCAGCTGTGGTAAATGAGCATGATTTTAAAGTGCAGCGTCTTGCTGTATCTCATGTGCCACGCAGCGGGAAACCCAACGAGCTGCTCAAACTGTTCAACATCGACCGTGATGCTATTAAAGAGGCTGTGAGGAAGATGGTCAACGTTACCACTAACAAAAAATAG